ATTACGACCGTTCAGCCCTCAAAAGCCGCATTGTTCATCTTGGTTTTGGCGCTTTCCACCGCGCTCACCAAGCCCTATTCACCCATGAAATGCTCAGCAAAACGGGCTCTGATTGGGGTATTTGTGAGATCAACCTGTTTGGTGGTGAAGATTTAATTCAATCACTGCGCGCGCAAGATCACCTCTACACCGTCGCGGAAAAAGGGGCGCAATCAACAGAAGTCAAAGTGATCGGTTCCGTCACCGAATCTCTCCATCCCACTTTAGATAGTATTCAAGCGGTACTGGAAAAAATGGCCGAGCCGCAAGTGGCGATCGTTTCGATGACGATTACCGAAAAAGGTTACTGCGCCGATCCTGCCACCGGCAGGTTGGATAAAAACAATCCGTTGGTGATTGCCGATCTGGCGAATCCAAGCGAGCCAAAATCGGCACTCGGCTACATTGTTCAAGCACTGAAACTGCGCCGCGATCGTGGTTTGAAATCTTTTACTGTGATGTCTTGCGATAACGTGCAAGAGAACGGCCATGTCGCCAAAGCCGCGATTCTCGAATTCGCTCAATTGCTTGACCCACAATTACGCGACTGGATTGAAACCAACGTCACCTTCCCATGTACCATGGTGGATCGCATTGTGCCGGCAGCAACAGAAGAGACTTTGACAGAAATCGCACAGCTGCTGGGCTGTGAAGACCCATGTGGCATCGCTTGCGAACCTTTCCGCCAATGGGTTATCGAGGATAACTTCGTCGCAGGTCGCCCAGATTGGAATGTGGCTGGCGCAGAATTTGTCGCCGATGTTGTACCTTACGAAGAGATGAAACTGCGCATGCTCAACGGCAGCCACTCATTCTTAGCTTACTTGGGCTACTTGGGCGGCTACGCGCACATTTCAGACACCATGACGGATGAAGGCTACCGCAAGGCCGCTTTCGATATGATGATGAAAGCGCAAGCTCCCTCCCTCACCATGCCAGAAGGCACCGATTTAGCCGGCTATGCCAAGCTACTGATCGACCGTTTCACCAACCCAAGCCTAAAACACAAAACGTGGCAGATTGCGATGGATGGCAGCCAGAAAATCCCACAACGTATGGGCGGCAGCTTACGCTTCCACCTCGCACAAGGCTCTGATTTTTCATGGTTAGCCACCGCGATTGCCGGTTGGATGCGTTACGTGGCCGGTGTTGATGAACAAGGCAACGAGATTGACGTTCGCGACCCGATGGCCGCAACTCTGCGCCAAATCTGCGATGAACACGGCTTAAACGTTTCAGTGGTACCAGCCCTACTCAGTGTCGAAGCGATTTTCCCCGCTGAATTAGGCCAAAACGCCAAAGTGATTGAAGCGGTCAGCCGCGCTTATCAAGCTCTAC
This genomic window from Vibrio metoecus contains:
- a CDS encoding fructuronate reductase, with the translated sequence MKTIANSTLNAAVSLPDYDRSALKSRIVHLGFGAFHRAHQALFTHEMLSKTGSDWGICEINLFGGEDLIQSLRAQDHLYTVAEKGAQSTEVKVIGSVTESLHPTLDSIQAVLEKMAEPQVAIVSMTITEKGYCADPATGRLDKNNPLVIADLANPSEPKSALGYIVQALKLRRDRGLKSFTVMSCDNVQENGHVAKAAILEFAQLLDPQLRDWIETNVTFPCTMVDRIVPAATEETLTEIAQLLGCEDPCGIACEPFRQWVIEDNFVAGRPDWNVAGAEFVADVVPYEEMKLRMLNGSHSFLAYLGYLGGYAHISDTMTDEGYRKAAFDMMMKAQAPSLTMPEGTDLAGYAKLLIDRFTNPSLKHKTWQIAMDGSQKIPQRMGGSLRFHLAQGSDFSWLATAIAGWMRYVAGVDEQGNEIDVRDPMAATLRQICDEHGLNVSVVPALLSVEAIFPAELGQNAKVIEAVSRAYQALLAHGARATVAAL